Within Runella rosea, the genomic segment TCGTGCTGGGCGCTCAATTCTTTGATAAAACCTTTGTCTTCCAACTCGTACAAAGCGGCAGGAATATCTTCTATTTCGTTGTATTTCAGCTTACTCGTCCGAAAAAATAACCCGCGCCGATTGCTAAAACGCACAAACAGACATTGCGCATCTTCTGATAACGCCCGAAAACCTCGAATAAACTCTTTTTCGTCGCTGTTTAGAATATCACCATACAGCTTTTCTACAAACGTCACCAAAAATAAGAAGTAATCCAGATAGTATTTGGGAGGCAGCTCAGTAGGTGCCGCAGTTTCCCGTGAGGGGATTGATTCCATATAATATACGTTCAACTTTTGGAGAAATACACCAGGCCGCTACCCATCAAAAGGGAAGTTTTACAGTAAAAACAATTTGAATATCAATTTTATCTGCAAATTCGTTAAAATGGTACGAAATTCGCTTTTTGCGGTGATGTTATTCCCTAACTTTTCATTTGTGATGAATCCAAAGCTAACGGCCTTTTACTATTTACTGATCCAATCATTTTTTTGTTCGTTCATTGCCTTTAGCCAGCCAAAGGTAGAAAATCTGGGCAATTCTGTTAATTCTGAATACAACGAAATCAATCCAGTTATCTCTCCAGACGGTAAAACATTGTTTTTTGCGCGAGTAAGCCATCCCCAAAACGCGCATGGATTGGAAGGTAGCCAAGATATTTGGTTTTCTGAACTCACCAATAATCAATGGGGTTTAGCCCGTCGCATGACTCCACCGATTAACAAAGAAGAATACAATTGCGCTTACAGCATCACCCCCGACGGTAATACATTGCTTATCATGGGGGCTTACGAAAAAGGCACTTACCAAACACGTGGTTTTTCGTTTAGCAAACGCACCGCAAACGGTTGGTCGGCACCTCAAAAACTCGCCATTGCTGGTCTTGAAGGAATGAGTAAAGGGGAATACATGTGCGGATTTTTGTCAAACGACGGTAAAACGCTAATAATGGCCTTCAGTGAGAAAAAGAAAAGTACCAAAGATGATATCTATGTAAGCTTTCAGCAAAAAAACGGTACGTGGACCAAGCCAACAAGTTTGGGCCTTGATGTAAATACCGACGATTTTACGGAAACCACGCCTTTTTTAGCCGCTGACGGGGCCACCCTGTATTTTTCTAGCGACCGAACTGGCGGACAGGGGAGCAATGACATTTATTACACCAAGCGCATTGACAAAACGTGGAAAGTTTGGTCTAAGCCCGTCAATTTAGGCCCAGCCATCAACACCGATGGCTATGACGCATATTACACCATTGCGGCTGCAGGCGATTATGCATACATGGTTTCCAAAAAGAATACGCTCGGCAAAGGAGATATTGTAAAAATCAAGATTAAATCCGATGAGCCCAGTACCCCTTCCATTGTGCCCACACCCGATCCCGTGGTGTTGTTGAGCGGCAAGGTATTGGATACCAAAACAGGAAAACCGATTGACGCCCGAATCATTTACGAAAATCTGGCCGACGGCACCGAAGTAGGTACAGCACAAACCGACCCCCGAACGGGCGAGTATAAAATTGTCCTTCCTAAAGGCATTAAATATGGCGTACGAGCCGTTGCGAAAGACTTTATTGCCGAAGCACAAAACATTGACTTGACTAATGTAACTGATTATAAAGAAGTTGCAGGAACAAACCTAAAATTAGTCCCCATCGAAATCAACGCAGTCGGGGTCTTGAATAATTTATTTTTTGATACGGGTAAAGCCGAAATACGCCCTGAATCTAATCCCGAATTGGACCGAATGGTGTTGACATTCAACGAAAATCCAGGCTTAGTATTGGAAATAGGTGGCCACACCGACAATGTAGGAAGCGATGCTTCTAACATCAAACTCTCTCAAGACCGCGCGGACTCAGTGAGAGAGTATTTTATAGGAAAAGGAATTGAGCCCGACCGCGTGCAAAGCAAAGGCTACGGAGAATCAAAACCCAAAGCCTCCAACGATACAGACGAAGGCAAGCAAATCAACCGTCGGGTAGAATTCAAGATTTTGAAGAAATAACATCCACGTCAATTAACTACGAAAGATAACTCGTAGTTAATTGACAATGAACACCTTACTCAATATCTACATCAATGTGTCGACGGAAGTTACGCGTCGGATGATTATAGGGTAATGTTATGTTAAGTTCACGGGTTGACTGCTCATAATGCGCCACGATTTTGTCAACATTGACGTCGTTAGGCAAAAATAAATTGCCCAGCGTACGTGCAGTTTGCAGGTTATCCATCCCGTCGGGGCGGTCTGCAAAGAGGGGTAATAAATGATATACCCACAAACGATTGTTCAGCACATCTACCTGAAAACTATCGGGGCCTAGACCAGCCGCTTTGATTCGTACTTCATACCCTTTTTCGTCTTGAGTGATGGCTAAATCAGGTTCACTCATTCCACCATTGGTCGTATTAGCGTAATCTATTGCGGTCAGAATTTCTTGCGGAATTTGAATTTTTGCTTTCATCTTGCTATTTGGCTAGTTGGTTTTAAATTCTCAAACAGCGTACCAAGACTTATTTTATGACAAAATGACTATTTATTGTAAAATCATTTGTCAAAATGGCGCAAAAATTCCACTATTTCCCCCATTTGATACGGTTTTTCCCCATCAATGATCATCAGATTCTTTAATTCTTGGGGAGGTTGGCCATATTTCAAAAAGCTTTCCCAAATATGATTGATGTACCAAACGGGCTCTTCACCCCAGCGAGTGTCGGCGGCTTTACGAATCCGAAATGTTTCTTCTGAAATATGGGTGAAAAAGCAAAAATCGTACAACGCATTCAAGTCATCGTCAACAAATGCTAAAACCCCTTCAATGACCAGTACCTCAAAGTCTTGATGCAAAAATCCAGTAGCTTTCCTTAATAACTCAAAGTCAATAGATTCTGGCGTTTCCCAATCTGTACGGTCACGAATCAGGGGAATGTCATGAAGGATTTTAACGAAATCGTCTTGGTGTAAGGCTATTGCTCGTTTATTTTGAGCACGGAAATGCCAAACCAATGTTTCGGCAAGCGTCGTTTTTCCTGACCGGCTGCGTCCGCCAATGCCAATAATCATGGTAGGTGAAGAGTGAGGGTTCAGCCACAAACATAAACCCAAACTCCCTTATAAACAACAAATCCCGACAAATGTCGGGACTGTTGCTTCGGTTTTTAGTTGATGATAAATTTTTTTGGGTCTAAACCCCATTCCGTTTACAATACCACCTCTTTTTCGGTGGCTATTGTCAATATTTCGTTGTCTTTCAAACGCACCGCTAAGCCAAGCGTTTTGGGAACTTCATAATGGAAGAAAAATTTCATCGTATGAATTTTTCCTTCATAAAACGCCAACTCTTCGCCGTCAGGATTTTGGGTAACAATGGTGCGCTGCGCTACAACGGCCTGCTTCAACCACTGCCACGCCACGGTACTGATACCAAACATTTCCATGTATAAGGTTGCGTCCATCAAAAAGCGCTCAATATCGCCCTGCATCGCATACGGCATCAAAGCCATCGTTACTTCCTGCAAACGTCCCAATTCAGCTTTCAATTTTTGGGCGTAAGGTTTCAGATTGTCGTAGGTTTCGGCCTCGGCAATGGTCTTAGCCACTTCTCCAAAAAGATACTGAGCAGGTTTGCCACCCTTCATGGTCATCTTACGACCAAGCAAATCCTGCGACTGAATTCCAGTGGTTCCTTCGTAGATCGGGGTGATGCGAATATCACGGTAAAGTTGTTCCAACGGAAAATCTTCCGTAAAACCATATCCTCCTAGTACTTGTAGTCCATTGCTTACCGCAACCAATCCCATTTCAGTCGGGTAGGTTTTTGCCACTGGTGTCAGCAACTCAAGCATCAAATGGTATTTTTCCTTTTCTTCGGGGTCTTCACTCGCGTGGGCAATATCGGCACAGCGGGCGGTTTCCATCAAAAGAGATAGCGAACCTTCCACGATTGCCTTTTGCAGCAGCAACATTCGTTTTACATCTGGGTGTTGAATGATTGGAATTTGCGGACTGTCCAAGGCTGACTTTTGGTTCAGTCTACGACTTTGTGGACGCTCTTTGGCGTACTGCAACGAAGCGCAATACGCCGCCGAAGCAATTGCCACGCCCGTCATTCCTACACCGATACGGGCTTCGTTCATCATCTGAAACATGTAATTAAGCCCTCGGTGCGGTTCACCCACCAGCCAACCGTGGCAATCATCGCGGTCGCCCATGGTCAGGTGCATGGCAGGCACACCCCGCTGGCCTAATTTATGATAGATTCCTGTGGAAGTTACGTCATTTTCGGTGCCGTCAAGGCGGTATTTAGGTACTACAAAAAGAGAAATGCCTTTGGTACCTTTGGGGGCACCGTCAATCCGTGCCAACATCAGGTGAATGATATTTTCGCACTGATCATGATCGCCCGCCGAAATAAAGACCTTTTGGCCCTTGATTTGGTAAGAGCCATCGGCCTGAGGGGTAGCTGAAGTTGTAATATCTGATAATGAACTGCCCGCCTGGGGCTCGGTCAGCGCCATTGTGCCCTGCCATTTTCCGCCGAGCATTTTTTCTACGTAGGTTTGTTTTAATTCCTCCGAAGCAAACGAGGCAATCAGCCGGGCCGCTCCTGACGTGAGCCCAGTGTACATCATGCCGTTGTTAGCCGCCATTAAGATAAACCCAAGAATGGAATTAACAATTTCGGGCAATTGCTGGCCACCATCTTCAAAAGAGAAACCCGTTCCGATCAGTCCCGCGTCGCCCATTGCTTTGAGGTATTCACCTACTTTTGGATGTACCGTTACTTTACCATTTTTCAGTTCTGGCTGATTCCGGTCTAAATCACGAAAATGCGGAAACATGATATTGTCGCCTATCTGGGTCACGGCATCAATTGTCATATCAAACGTTTCGCGGTCATGAGCGCTGTAGTAGGGGTAGTGCGTTAACTCAGTAGCATTAAATACTTCGTAGAGAAGAAAATTAAGGTTACGACGGCTATAATACTGGGCCATTGGCAGTTAAGCATTTAGAAGGTTCAGCAATCAGGTTTTATTAGTATGCAAGCATACCGAATTGCAAAGATATATAAAAACTTTATAAGATAAACTGACCTACAAAAAAAGCGGCTCGAAAGCCGCTTATATGATGTTCATCCACTTACCCTTTCCAATTCTTGAAGATATGGAAAGGGTTCAGTTTTTACGCCAACGTATTCAAATCAAAAGGTAATTTTCGAATCCGTTTGCCCGTCGCGGCAAAAACAGCATTGGCCAATGCTGGAGCTATCGGCGGCAATCCAGGCTCTCCTACTCCACCTGGTTCGGCACCGCTTTCTACGATATGAATCTCAACCGCAGGCATTTCGTTAAAACGCATTACATGGTATTGATGGAAATTGGTATGGTCGGCTTGTCCGTGGGTAAACGTTACCCCTTTTTTAACTGCCGCCGTAATTCCCATCACAATGTTGCCTTCAGTTTGGGCTTTCACGTTGTCTGGGTTTACGTAGTGACCACAGTCAATGACCGACACCACTTTTTCGACCTTTACGCCCGCTCCGTGTTTGGCTACCGTAATGCAACACGCACTGATGCTTCCAAACGATTTGAAAACAGCAATGCCTTTTCCGTGTCCAGCGGGAAGTTTTTCACCCCATTTGGCTTTTTCGCCCAATGTTTCGAGCACTTTTTTGAATCGCTCATCGGTCATCATTTCCAAACGCGCTTTCAGTGGGTCTTTGCCCGCCGAATGGATAAGTTCGTCCAAAAACCCTTCCTGGCTGAACCCAAAATTGGACGCATACACCGAGCGCCACCATACAATCGGAATCTCTGTATCGACGTGCGTAAACGACACTTTGAAGGCTGGAATGGCATATTTTTGTTCTTTTTGGCTCAATTCACCACAAATCCAATCGTCAGGTTTATCGTTTGGTGCTTTAAATACCTGAAATTGAATAGATTCTCCAATAGGATGGTGGTGATAAGCTACAATATTGCCTTTCTCATCAACCCCTCCCTGCATCCGAGCCATCATACCCGGGCGGTACGGCCCTTGGGTGATGTCATCTTCGCGCGTCCAAACCAATTTTACTGGTTTTTTCACTTCTTTTGACAGAAAACAGGCTTCCAGCAAAAAGTCATGGTAGGCTTTGCGACCAAAGGCTCCGCCCAGCAATGCTACGTTTATTTTTATTTGTTCGGGTTTGATTTTGAGGTACCCAGCCAAGTCACGCAAGGCCCAATCTGGCCCCTGAATTGGTGCCCAAACTTCCACCGTACCGTCTTCTTTTACGTGCGCAATGGCATTTTCTGGCTCCATAGGCGCGTGTGCCAAAAACGGAGTTTCATAAAGCGCTTCCACTTTTTTGGCTGCCCCCGCAAATGCCGCTGCAAAATCACCCGATTCTTCGCCTTTCAACCCTTCTTTGATAGCGGCTTCCGCACATTTTTTGTAATAAGCATCGGTAGTTAAGGTATGGGGTATTGTTCCGTTGTCCCAATGAACTTTTACCACTTTTTTGGCCGATAAGGCCGCCCAATAGTTGTCTGCGATGATTGCCACAGCTTCGGCCGTGCGGTGGGGCATAGGCCGCTCGCACTTCAAAACTTTTTGTACTCCCTTGATTTTGAGCGCTTCTGTGTCATCAATTGATACTACTTTCCCAAAAATGTGGGGATTGTGAATCATGACGGCATAGACCATTCCAGGTACGTCAACATCGATACCAAAAACGGCTTTGCCCGTTACCCGCGCGGGGACGTCTAATCGAGGAGCATATTTTCCTACAATCTTAAAGTCTTTGGCCTCTTTGAGTGCGGGATTTTTGGGTACTTCAAATTTTGAAGCTTCGTCGGCTACTTCTCCGTAAGTCAACGATTTTCCACTTGGTTTGTGGAAAACTTTGGCTTCTTTGGCATAACATTCGCTTTCGGGAACGCTCCAGCGCTGAGCGGCTGCTTTCACCAACATTTCCCGGGCAGCGGCTCCTGCCTGACGAATAGGTTTCCATAATGCTCGCACGCTACTGCTTCCGCCAGATGTTTGGTCACCGTACTTTCCTTTTCCGTCTGATTGCCAAATGGTTACTTGGTCAAGGCGCACTTCAAGTTCTTCGGCCAACAGCGACGGTACAGCCTGCGTGGAGCCTTGACCCATATCAGGTCGCGGATTAATCAAAATGATTTTTCCGTTTGGCTCAATCACAATAAATGGATTGATTTCGAGGGCCAATGCAGAAGGGCCTGCTCCGTTTAATGGAATGACCGTTGGCTTAGAGGAAGCCGAAAGACCCATCATCAGACCTGCCGATGATAAGCCAAGTGTTTTTATAAAATCTCTACGATTGCTCATCTTTATTGTCTTTTTTTATTGCCTCTGACACATCACTATTCATCCGCAAGTTGTGGTTTATTTTCCGCCAGTTACGTCGGCTTTAGGCGTATCTTTTGCCGCTCGTTTAATCGCTTTACGAATACGGTCATACGTACCACAACGACAAATATGTCCGCGCATGGCGGAATCAATATCGGCATCGGTAGGATTTGCTTTTTCTTTCAATAAAGCACTTGCTGCCATGATTTGGCCCGACTGGCAATAACCACACTGCGGCACTTGCTCCTCAATCCACGCCTGTTGTACAGGATGCAGATTTTCTTCGGTGCCAAGGCCTTCGATGGTCGTAATTTTTTTACCGATTACGGCCTGAACAGGAAGCACACACGAACGGGTAGGCTTGCCTTCTAAATGAACAGTACAGGCACCACACTGCGCAATTCCGCAGCCAAATTTGGTACCTTTCAGTCCTACAAAATCGCGGATTGCCCAGAGGAGCGGCATTTTGGGGTCAATATCAAGGGAAAAGTTTTTTCCGTTGACATTCAGAGAAATCGCGGCCATAGCTTCGAAAAGGTTCTATTAGAGGTTATTTTTAAGTAAAGTTTAAGAGAATATGGGGCAAAACCAAGTTTTACGGATGAAAGCACAATTTTCCAAACTCAAAATACATAAAACTTGCCTGAAATGCCCGTAGATATAAGGTCCTTATTTTATTTTCCAAACGGATTTTGGAAAAGATGCTTAATATCTGTTTCAACAAAATGGGCTTTTTTAAGAAGAGCTTTTTTTAACAATTTAATATATTCTGATTTGGGAATCTCAATGGCTCCAAATCTGCGTACATTGTCATTGATGAACTGCGTGTCCAGAAGGTCGTAGTTTTGCTGTTTAAGAATTTCAATTAAATAATGAAAAGCGACTTTGGAGGCATTGCTTACGGTGTGAAACATGGATTCTCCAAAAAAAACACCGCCAATGGCAACACCATATAAACCACCGACCAGTTCATTATTTTCGTAGGTTTCGACGCTATGTGCAAAACCCATTCGATTCAACTCAGAATACGCGCTGATGATTTCATCAGAAATCCACGTGGATTCTTCATCCTGTCTGGGCAAAGCGCAGCCTTTCATTACTCCCTCAAAATCAGCATTAACTCGAATCTCAAATTGTTGTTTATTAAGGATTGGGCGCAGTGATTTTGAAGGTTTGTAGGTATCGAGCGGAATAATGGCCCGGGGGTCTGGAGAGTACCAATAAAGCGTACCATCGGCATCGGCCATTGGAAAAATTCCATTCATGTACCCATAAATAAGATCGTCGGCCGACAAAAAATTCATAAAAAACCACCCGTATTTCAACCCCAAAAATACAATAAAAACGTCAACGAGCGATGAAATGGATGATAAGTATTCTAATTTTGATGATGGCTTGTGCCTCCGAATCTCCTATGAACAACGACCAGACTCCAGCGCCTACACTCGTCCCCGGACAATACCGTTATTTGTCACTTGGCGATTCTTATACCATTGGTGAACGAGTAACGCCCGAAGAACGGTGGAGCGTTATTTTGAGTGATTTGTTGCGCAAAAACAACATAAACATCGCCAATCCAGAGATTATCGCCAAAACAGGCTGGACTACGGCCGAACTGATGGAAGGCATTAAAGGCCGAAATCCTAAAGGCCCTTACAATTTGGTTTCTATCTTAATTGGGGTAAATAACCAATACCGGGGCCAATCCATTGAGCGATACCGCGAAGAGTTACAGGAACTTCTTCAACAAGCCATTGGGTTTGCGGGCGGAAATATCGAACGCGTTTTTATGCTTTCAACCCCCGATTGGGGCGTGACACCGTTTGCCAAAGGAAGCGATCAGGCCAAAATTGCCACAGAAATTGATGCTTTTAACAAAGCGGCCAAGGAAGAATGTGAAAAATCAGGGATTGTGTTTATTGATATAACGCCGCTCTCGCGAACGGCTCGCAATGATGCTTCACTTATTGCGGATGACGGGCTTCATTTTTCAGGAAAAATGTACCGTCAGTGGGCTGAATTTGCCTTACCAACGGTACAAAATCGGGTAAATAAATAAGTAGGGTAAAACGTGTTACAGGAAAATAGAGTATCCTAAAACGATTTTGAATCTCTCCATATATATACGTATTGAATTAAAAAAAGTCACTTTTATTGATTAAAAAAATAAACTATCCCCAACGATGCCCGAAAAGTGCGCACATCGGGACGGTCTTCAAACCCCTGACCGTTTGCTAAAAAGCTATTAAACTTCCCAAAAGTACCGCCAATCCGACCATTAATCGACAATGTAGGGGTTATAAAATAGTTTACGCCCCCTCCCAACCATACCCCAGGGCCTTTCAACTGAAACTCGTAAAATCGACCATTCAATAAAACGGGCTTTATTTTCAGGTTTGTCAATGCGTATCCACCTTCTATAAACGGGCGCACTTTTTGCAATGTTCCGCCAAAATTAGCCCTTATGCCAGCAACTAGTGTTGCCATTTGATTGATGTCCCATTCTGACTTAAATTTTAGGGTTTGGGCTTCATATTGGGCAAATGCCTCAAAACGCTGGTTAAAACCGTATCCCAAACGCACCCCAACTCCTATTCCATTTGGATCTGATTCATCTAGTTGGTCAAAAAAAGTGGATGACCATTGAACAAGACTGCCGTACAAGTGCACGTTTACACCTTCAGTATTGGACTGAATATCCTGCGCACGTAGTAAAGTTGAAGCGGTCAGAAACAAGAGGGGCAATAGAATTATCTGTCGTAGCATTGTTTTAAAAGGTTAAAATGGAACGGTAAGAGTGGTACGAGTGGTACGTAGATTATTGATGCGGCGGCCTTGCTGAAACACCACCTCATCGCTGGCTTTATCACTATATTCGGGGTATTTGATGCCTATCCATTGATTGTTAACCGCTTCAACGGCTTCAAATTGAACGGCTAAAAGTGCTTTTTGTGAATTGGAAGCAGGTCGAGCCGACGTAACGCGGGCCCGCACCCGAGCTCCTGTTGATACCACCATTAAACCATCAATTTGAACGGGCGATACCGCTCTCAGCCAAACGATTTGCCCCGCCACCGCGTCCGATGAAATTGTTTGAGCGAACTCTACCGCAAAAGGCTCATTTTTCACTTCGACCGTTGCCATCCGAACGGGCACCTTGCGTTCTGGTTCTTTTGGTTTTTCTTCTTTTTCAACTGGCTTCGGCTCTTCCTTTACAGGGTTTTTATCTTCTGGTTTTTCGTCCACTGGCACCTTCTTTTTCCCTGGGTTGGACGGAGTATTGTCAACAGGCTTTGAGGGTTTTTCAATCGGAAGGGCTGATTCTTGTTTAGGTGGCAAACGCACTTCCGCTTGAGCAATTATAGGAAGGCTGTCTTGTTTTTTTTCAATCACCCTGCTGACTACCATTTTTGTTGTGTCTTTTTGAACCAGACCAAACGTTGGTTCTTTACGGTCATCATCATTTTTATTTACGCCAACGAGCCAAAACCCAACAATTCCCGCCGCAATAACGATTGCTCCCAACAATATCAATCCTTCCAAACTCAGCAGATTGGCCTTGAGTTGTTGTGTTCCAGATTGCCTCTTAGGTTGCGTGTCAGCACCCACCAACCGCGTAGGTGCCACTTGCGGTTTATCAGTTTTAACATTTGCCAGACGAGTGGCGGGTAATGGTTTGGGAGTCGTATCAAAAATTTGGAGGTTAATCGGCCCAGGTGCAACTACCAACGCCAATGCCTGCCGCAATTCGAAGGCTTTAGAAAATCGTTTTTCAGGTTTCTTTTGAAGCAGTATTTCCAGAATTTCGTCTATCTGTTTGGGCAAATCGCCCACCCGAGTTCGTGCCGAAATGGGTTTTTTAGTCAGAATTTGGTTGATAAGCGTTGTATCTGTAGCGGGTTCAAATGGCAGTTTTCCCGTCAATAGTTCATACAATAATACCCCAACGGCGTACAGATCCGACTGCGCCGAGGGCTCCGCGCCATTCAATAATTCAGGGGCCATGTATTCCAACGTACCAACCACCCTATCTACGCGGGTGAGGCGCTGACTGCCAACCATCCGCGCAATGCCAAAATCCATCAATTTAACCGTTCCTTCACGGGTGAGCATCAAGTTGGCGGGTTTGATGTCTCGGTGCAAAATTCCTTTATAATGTGCGTGCTGCAACCCATCAAGTGTCTGAATAACAATCCTGATGGCTGTTTCTAATGGCAGTTTTCCTTGCTTAGAGACCAAGCGCTCTAAAGTCATTCCGTCCACCAACTCCATCACCATCACGTTGTCGGATCGAACTTGAAGGAAATTGTATAACGTCGCCACATTCGGATGGTTAAGTTGGGCAGAAAGCACGGCCTCATTTCGAAATCGTTCCATGAATGTAGTGTCGCGCAACAAATGTGGATGCAACATTTTGATAGCAACAGAACGTCGAAGAAACGTATCGGTGGCCCGATACACCGTCCCCATACCTCCTTCGCCGAGGAGTTCTTCGATGTGATAGTTGTGAAGGGTTCGGCCAATCATTTCAGTAAACAGTAACGGTTAATTATATGTATATCAGGCAATTTCTTCGGTTGGGCGGAGGGCTTGCGGTGCTTCTGAAGAGAGCCGCTCAATCAATAACACCGTGATATTGTCGTGTCCACCGCGTTGTTTGGCGGCTTCTACCAACTGCTGCGCCGATTCATTTAAGGTCGGTATGAGCATCAGTTGCGCAATTTCATCATTGGTGAGATAGTCATACAGACCATCGGTACTGAGCAACAGGCGATCATCGTTTTCGAGAGAATGTGTCATCGCTTCAACATCAATTTCCACTTTGTTGTGGGTACCCATGGCGCGGGTAAGTACGTTTCGTTCTGGATGTTTTTCGGCTTCCAAAGGAGCAATAACCCCTTGCTGAACAAGCATTTGAACGTATGTATGATCAGTTGACAATTGCAGAAGCTGACCATTTTTGAGCAGATATAATCGGCTATCACCGACATGCGCAATGTACAATTTAGCATCACACACCACCACCGCCGTGCAGGTTGTGCCCATGCCGCGCTGACGTGCATTGCGGCTTGCCGCCTGCCAAATGGCACGATTGGCTTTTGTAAATGCCAGAAACAAACTTTCTTCGGGTGTTTCTTCCCGTTGGTAATACGTTTTGGCAATGGTTTCAACCGCCATTTGAGAAGCAATTTCTCCAGCGGCGTGCCCTCCCATGCCATCTGCCACAATCGCCAAAAAACCTTTTGATGTCCGTACTAACAAATCTGCCGGACGCACAAACCGCGCCGCGTCTTCATTGTTGGTACGCACACAACCTACATCCGATACCACCACGGCCCGTAAGTCGCTGAAAGATTCTGACGGGGAGGTGTCAGTTGCTTTATTTGATAACCATTTTTTCCAGAACATGGCACGTAGAGGTTCGATGTAGGTCAATGATTTTTTGTTCTTATCCAACGTTTTACGGAGATTTTTCCCATAAAATCCGTGAAGGTATCCACCCATTCTGCAAGCGAAAATCCGTTGTCTGCTGGGCTTGTTAATTCTTGCAGCAGTTCCGCCGCCGTCATTCGATTGGCGCTATTGATTCGCAACAACTTATGAATGAGACGCTTGCTTCTTTTTGTCAAATGTGGAACCAATAAATCGGGGGAAGTGTACTGTCCCCGTTCAATTTTTAAGCGAACTTCCGTTTCGCTGCGACCGTCGAAAGGCAAATGCCCCGTCAGCATTTCGTAGAATAAAACCCCTAACGACCAACAATCAGACTGAATGCTTACTTTGCCGTGAAACTGCTCAGGAGCCATGTAATGCGACGTTCCGACGATGTATCCTTCCTGCGTGAGTTTGGGCGTATAAGTCGATTTGGCGATTCCAAAATCCAACAATTTGGCAAAACTCTCACGATTTACTTTTACGTTTCCCGGTTTCAAATCCCGGTGGATGATGTGTCGTTCGTGCAAATAAATCACCGCCAACACAATCTGTTCCATTACCTTCCAGACAAACGCTTCGGGCAGTCGGCCTTGACGTTTGATGAGTTTTTCGAGCGTAATTCCTTCGACATATTCCATGATAATGCAGGGCGTACCGTTTTCAATCGTGTATTCGTAAAGGGCCGCAATGTGAG encodes:
- a CDS encoding OmpA family protein: MNPKLTAFYYLLIQSFFCSFIAFSQPKVENLGNSVNSEYNEINPVISPDGKTLFFARVSHPQNAHGLEGSQDIWFSELTNNQWGLARRMTPPINKEEYNCAYSITPDGNTLLIMGAYEKGTYQTRGFSFSKRTANGWSAPQKLAIAGLEGMSKGEYMCGFLSNDGKTLIMAFSEKKKSTKDDIYVSFQQKNGTWTKPTSLGLDVNTDDFTETTPFLAADGATLYFSSDRTGGQGSNDIYYTKRIDKTWKVWSKPVNLGPAINTDGYDAYYTIAAAGDYAYMVSKKNTLGKGDIVKIKIKSDEPSTPSIVPTPDPVVLLSGKVLDTKTGKPIDARIIYENLADGTEVGTAQTDPRTGEYKIVLPKGIKYGVRAVAKDFIAEAQNIDLTNVTDYKEVAGTNLKLVPIEINAVGVLNNLFFDTGKAEIRPESNPELDRMVLTFNENPGLVLEIGGHTDNVGSDASNIKLSQDRADSVREYFIGKGIEPDRVQSKGYGESKPKASNDTDEGKQINRRVEFKILKK
- a CDS encoding Hsp20/alpha crystallin family protein, giving the protein MKAKIQIPQEILTAIDYANTTNGGMSEPDLAITQDEKGYEVRIKAAGLGPDSFQVDVLNNRLWVYHLLPLFADRPDGMDNLQTARTLGNLFLPNDVNVDKIVAHYEQSTRELNITLPYNHPTRNFRRHIDVDIE
- a CDS encoding uridine kinase family protein, whose amino-acid sequence is MIIGIGGRSRSGKTTLAETLVWHFRAQNKRAIALHQDDFVKILHDIPLIRDRTDWETPESIDFELLRKATGFLHQDFEVLVIEGVLAFVDDDLNALYDFCFFTHISEETFRIRKAADTRWGEEPVWYINHIWESFLKYGQPPQELKNLMIIDGEKPYQMGEIVEFLRHFDK
- a CDS encoding acyl-CoA dehydrogenase, whose translation is MAQYYSRRNLNFLLYEVFNATELTHYPYYSAHDRETFDMTIDAVTQIGDNIMFPHFRDLDRNQPELKNGKVTVHPKVGEYLKAMGDAGLIGTGFSFEDGGQQLPEIVNSILGFILMAANNGMMYTGLTSGAARLIASFASEELKQTYVEKMLGGKWQGTMALTEPQAGSSLSDITTSATPQADGSYQIKGQKVFISAGDHDQCENIIHLMLARIDGAPKGTKGISLFVVPKYRLDGTENDVTSTGIYHKLGQRGVPAMHLTMGDRDDCHGWLVGEPHRGLNYMFQMMNEARIGVGMTGVAIASAAYCASLQYAKERPQSRRLNQKSALDSPQIPIIQHPDVKRMLLLQKAIVEGSLSLLMETARCADIAHASEDPEEKEKYHLMLELLTPVAKTYPTEMGLVAVSNGLQVLGGYGFTEDFPLEQLYRDIRITPIYEGTTGIQSQDLLGRKMTMKGGKPAQYLFGEVAKTIAEAETYDNLKPYAQKLKAELGRLQEVTMALMPYAMQGDIERFLMDATLYMEMFGISTVAWQWLKQAVVAQRTIVTQNPDGEELAFYEGKIHTMKFFFHYEVPKTLGLAVRLKDNEILTIATEKEVVL
- a CDS encoding xanthine dehydrogenase family protein molybdopterin-binding subunit encodes the protein MSNRRDFIKTLGLSSAGLMMGLSASSKPTVIPLNGAGPSALALEINPFIVIEPNGKIILINPRPDMGQGSTQAVPSLLAEELEVRLDQVTIWQSDGKGKYGDQTSGGSSSVRALWKPIRQAGAAAREMLVKAAAQRWSVPESECYAKEAKVFHKPSGKSLTYGEVADEASKFEVPKNPALKEAKDFKIVGKYAPRLDVPARVTGKAVFGIDVDVPGMVYAVMIHNPHIFGKVVSIDDTEALKIKGVQKVLKCERPMPHRTAEAVAIIADNYWAALSAKKVVKVHWDNGTIPHTLTTDAYYKKCAEAAIKEGLKGEESGDFAAAFAGAAKKVEALYETPFLAHAPMEPENAIAHVKEDGTVEVWAPIQGPDWALRDLAGYLKIKPEQIKINVALLGGAFGRKAYHDFLLEACFLSKEVKKPVKLVWTREDDITQGPYRPGMMARMQGGVDEKGNIVAYHHHPIGESIQFQVFKAPNDKPDDWICGELSQKEQKYAIPAFKVSFTHVDTEIPIVWWRSVYASNFGFSQEGFLDELIHSAGKDPLKARLEMMTDERFKKVLETLGEKAKWGEKLPAGHGKGIAVFKSFGSISACCITVAKHGAGVKVEKVVSVIDCGHYVNPDNVKAQTEGNIVMGITAAVKKGVTFTHGQADHTNFHQYHVMRFNEMPAVEIHIVESGAEPGGVGEPGLPPIAPALANAVFAATGKRIRKLPFDLNTLA
- a CDS encoding (2Fe-2S)-binding protein — encoded protein: MAAISLNVNGKNFSLDIDPKMPLLWAIRDFVGLKGTKFGCGIAQCGACTVHLEGKPTRSCVLPVQAVIGKKITTIEGLGTEENLHPVQQAWIEEQVPQCGYCQSGQIMAASALLKEKANPTDADIDSAMRGHICRCGTYDRIRKAIKRAAKDTPKADVTGGK